In Piliocolobus tephrosceles isolate RC106 chromosome 6, ASM277652v3, whole genome shotgun sequence, the following are encoded in one genomic region:
- the TPM1 gene encoding tropomyosin alpha-1 chain isoform X3 has protein sequence MKVIESRAQKDEEKMEIQEIQLKEAKHIAEDADRKYEEVARKLVIIESDLERAEERAELSEGQVRQLEEQLRIMDQTLKALMAAEDKYSQKEDKYEEEIKVLSDKLKEAETRAEFAERSVTKLEKSIDDLEEKVAHAKEENLSMHQMLDQTLLELNNM, from the exons ATGAAAGTCATTGAGAGTCGAGCccaaaaggatgaagaaaaaatggaaattcagGAGATCCAACTGAAAGAGGCCAAGCACATTGCTGAAGATGCCGACCGCAAATATGAAGAG GTGGCCCGTAAGCTGGTCATCATTGAGAGTGACCTGGAACGTGCAGAGGAGCGGGCTGAGCTCTCAGAAGG CCAAGTCCGACAGCTGGAAGAACAATTAAGAATAATGGATCAGACCTTGAAAGCATTAATGGCTGCAGAGGATAAG TACTCACAGAAGGAAGACAAATATGAGGAAGAGATCAAGGTCCTTTCCGACAAGCTGAAGGAG GCTGAGACTCGGGCTGAGTTTGCGGAGAGGTCAGTAACTAAATTGGAGAAAAGCATTGATGACTTAGAAG AGAAAGTGGCTCATGCCAAAGAAGAAAACCTTAGTATGCATCAGATGCTGGATCAGACTTTACTGGAGTTAAACAACATGTGA